A portion of the Pagrus major chromosome 8, Pma_NU_1.0 genome contains these proteins:
- the rsl24d1 gene encoding probable ribosome biogenesis protein RLP24 produces the protein MRIEKCYFCSGPVYPGHGAMFVRNDCKSFRFCRSKCIKNFKKKRNPRKTRWTKAFRKASGKELTVDNSLEFEKRRNIPVKYNRDLWEKTVEAMKRVEEIKQKRQARFIMNRLKKGKQLETEEAITEVKKNIHLIKAPHAGKAKKLEDKMVQKLQEDVDMGDEDN, from the exons ATGCGCATCGAAAAGTGTTATTTCTGCTCGGGACCAGTGTACCCCGGACATGGGGCGATGTTTGTAAGGAACGACTGTAAG TCATTCAGATTCTGCAGGTCAAAATGCATCAAGAACTTCAAGAAGAAGCGTAAcccaagaaaaacaagatggacCAAAGCATTCAGAAAGGCGTCAGGAAAGGAGTTGACAGTG GATAATTCTTTGGAGTTCGAGAAACGCAGAAACATACCTGTGAAATATAACAGAGATTTGTGGGAGAAGACAG TGGAAGCCATGAAGAGGGTGGAAGAAATCAAACAGAAACGACAGGCACGATTCATCATGAACAG ATTAAAGAAGGGCAAACAATTGGAGACGGAAGAGGCCATCACcgaagtgaagaaaaatattcACCTCATCAAAGCACCACATGCAG GAAAAGCCAAAAAGTTGGAAGACAAGATGGTGCAGAAGTTACAAGAAGATGTGGACATGGGGGATGAAGATAATTAA